The following coding sequences are from one Triticum aestivum cultivar Chinese Spring chromosome 5A, IWGSC CS RefSeq v2.1, whole genome shotgun sequence window:
- the LOC123107051 gene encoding uncharacterized protein: protein MPPARLLEQLKRYGAAGVLSYGLLNTVYYVTTFLLVWFHFSPAPGRMGYAAAVERFLKLMAMVWAGSQVTKILRAGGALALAPLVDRGLRWFTVKFNFQSEGKAFATIVGLCFARAALMFVGLTVLWA from the exons ATGCCTCCGGCGAG GTTGCTAGAACAATTGAAGAGATATGGTGCTGCTGGAGTTTTGTCATATGGACTACTTAATACTGTGTATTATGTTACCACCTTTTTATTAGTTTG GTTCCATTTTTCGCCTGCTCCTGGTAGGATGGGCTATGCTGCAGCAGTGGAGAG GTTCCTTAAATTAATGGCAATGGTGTGGGCTGGCAGTCAGGTTACTAAAATTCTTCGCGCAGGAGG AGCCCTTGCACTTGCTCCTCTTGTTGATAGAGGACTGAGATGGTTCACTGTGAAGTTCAACTTCCAGTCAGAAGGAAAG GCATTTGCGACGATCGTAGGGTTATGCTTTGCACGTGCTGCGCTTATGTTCGTTGGATTGACAGTACTTTGGGCATAG
- the LOC123107052 gene encoding CBS domain-containing protein CBSCBSPB5-like, with protein MAGLSPPRRTMSLGSGSRRAAAAGMAGPKPGLARSMTLGSERTVKRLRLSKALTMPESTTVLEACRRMAARRVDAALLTDSNALLRGILTDKDIATRVIAREVRMDETPVWKVMTRHPVFVLSDTLAVEALQKMVQGKFRHLPVVENGEVMAMLDIAKCLYDAIARMERASEKGKAVIDGTDKYHSGSNPSSLLEAFKEQMLRPSLSTIITADSTVVIAAPGDSVLAATKMMVEAHASSAVVAVGNKPRGILTSRDILMRMIARNLPADSTPVEKVMTLDPECATVDTPILDALRTMQERKFLHLPVMDRDGSIVCIVDVIDITHAAISIVESSGTGDEATISMIQRFWDSAMALGSLDDETETQSLMSDATRSQFLLEKEATRSQFLLEKEATRSQMMSEVIHEAAEPPYPALFSFKLQDRRGRMHRFSCEVQSLTPLVTCILQRLGTDIDRHRLPQILYEDEDRDMVVLASDDDLTAAVDHARLSGWKACMHGSTSITKLVLFSRFGLNFELFLFLLHLQGLKLFLDYSGTPGRRSLASSNGTTTMDLASREAWSAAYGGVAAGAALVTGLGVMVYLRRAG; from the exons ATGGCCGGCTTGTCGCCGCCAAGGCGGACGATGTCCTTGGGAAGCGGctcccggcgggcggcggcggccggcatgGCCGGCCCCAAGCCCGGGCTCGCCCGGTCCAT GACCCTGGGCAGCGAGCGCACGGTGAAGCGGCTGCGGCTGTCCAAGGCGCTGACGATGCCGGAGAGCACGACCGTGCTGGAGGCTTGCCGGCGCATGGCGGCGCGTAGGGTCGACGCGGCGCTCCTCACCGACTCCAATGCCTTGCTCCGCGGCATCCTGACCGACAAG GACATTGCTACGAGGGTGATCGCCCGCGAGGTCAGGATGGACGAGACGCCGGTGTGGAAGGTGATGACGAGGCATCCGGTCTTCGTCCTCTCCGACACGCTTGCCGTCGAGGCGCTGCAGAAGATGGTCCAAG GCAAGTTCAGGCACCTGCCGGTGGTGGAGAACGGGGAGGTGATGGCCATGCTCGACATCGCCAAGTGCCTCTACGACGCCATCGCCAGGATGGAGCGGGCGTCCGAGAAGGGGAAGGCGGTGATCGACGGCACCGACAAGTATCACTCTGGGA GTAACCCGAGCTCGTTGCTAGAGGCTTTCAAGGAGCAAATGTTGAGGCCATCCTTGTCGACAATAATCACTGCTGACTCAAC GGTTGTGATCGCAGCGCCGGGCGATTCGGTGCTCGCGGCGACCAAGATGATGGTGGAGGCGCATGCGAGCTCTGCCGTCGTGGCCGTCGGGAACAAACCTCGGGGCATCCTCAC TTCTAGGGACATCTTGATGAGAATGATCGCGAGGAATCTCCCCGCAGACTCAACCCCTGTTGAGAAG GTCATGACTCTAGATCCGGAATGCGCGACGGTCGACACGCCGATTCTGGATGCTCTCCGGACAATGCAAGAGCGCAAGTTCTTGCATCTTCCCGTGATGGACAGAG ATGGTTCCATCGTGTGTATCGTCGACGTGATCGACATCACGCATGCCGCCATCTCCATC GTTGAGAGCAGCGGCACCGGGGACGAGGCGACAATCTCGATGATCCAGAGGTTCTGGGACTCCGCCATGGCCTTGGGCTCGCTGGATGACGAGACCGAAACCCAGTCTCTGATGAGCGACGCGACCAGGTCCCAGTTTCTTTTAGAGAAGGAGGCGACCAGGTCCCAGTTTCTTTTAGAGAAGGAAGCGACCAGGTCCCAGATGATGTCCGAAGTCATCCACGAGGCGGCCGAGCCGCCGTACCCCGCTCTCTTCTCCTTCAAGCTCCAGGACAGGCGAGGCCGGATGCACCGCTTCAGCTGCG AGGTGCAGAGCTTGACGCCGCTGGTCACCTGCATACTCCAGAGGCTCGGCACCGACATCGACCGCCACCGTCTGCCTCAGATCTTG TACGAAGACGAAGACCGGGACATGGTGGTGCTGGCGTCGGACGACGACCTCACGGCGGCGGTCGACCACGCCAGGCTCTCCGGATGGAAGGCATGCATGCATGGATCCACCAGCATCACAAAACTTGTTCTCTTCAGCCGGTTTGGTTTGAACTTTGaattatttttgtttcttttgcaTTTGCAGGGTTTGAAGCTCTTCTTGGATTACTCTGGCACACCGGGCCGGAGAAGCCTGGCCTCTAGCAACGGAACGACGACGATGGACCTGGCCAGCCGGGAAGCGTGGTCGGCGGCCTACGGCGGCGTCGCGGCCGGGGCTGCCCTGGTCACCGGCCTCGGGGTAATGGTCTACCTGCGAAGAGCCGGCTAG